One genomic region from Bacteroidota bacterium encodes:
- a CDS encoding response regulator transcription factor, translating into MINAVIVDDSPEARTSLREDLKRWCADVTLIGEADSMKSGLAILKEKNPDVVFLDIQLGDGDGFSLLEQLGETQTRVIFTTGMDNFGIRAIKFSALDYLLKPVDPDELMKAVEKAKEDQQKQNISVNLKLLAEQMKPSAPSSLRRLALNSADKVQVVNISDIIRCESERNYTTFFLKDKKQIVVTKTLKEYEDMLEPNGFVRIHHSHLINLEHLKEFIKHDGGYALMDDGAHVPVSVRKREDLLRALGLS; encoded by the coding sequence ATGATAAATGCAGTAATCGTTGATGACTCTCCCGAAGCGCGTACCAGTTTGCGCGAAGATCTCAAACGCTGGTGTGCTGATGTTACGCTCATCGGTGAGGCCGACAGTATGAAAAGCGGGCTGGCAATATTGAAAGAAAAAAATCCGGATGTTGTTTTTCTCGATATTCAGCTCGGCGATGGTGATGGATTTTCCTTGCTCGAACAATTGGGCGAAACGCAAACACGCGTCATCTTCACAACCGGTATGGATAATTTCGGGATACGCGCCATCAAATTTTCTGCACTCGATTATTTATTGAAACCGGTCGATCCGGATGAATTGATGAAGGCAGTTGAAAAAGCAAAAGAAGATCAGCAGAAACAGAATATTTCTGTCAACCTGAAATTGCTTGCCGAACAAATGAAACCATCTGCTCCTTCATCGCTCAGGCGGCTTGCACTCAACAGCGCCGACAAAGTGCAGGTGGTGAATATTTCCGACATCATCCGCTGTGAATCAGAAAGAAATTACACCACATTTTTTCTCAAAGACAAAAAACAGATCGTGGTCACAAAAACACTCAAGGAATATGAAGATATGCTGGAACCGAACGGCTTTGTAAGAATTCATCATTCCCATCTCATCAATCTCGAACACCTGAAAGAATTCATCAAGCACGATGGCGGTTACGCGCTCATGGACGATGGCGCACATGTGCCCGTGAGTGTGCGCAAGCGCGAGGATCTGCTGCGCGCGCTGGGACTTTCCTGA
- a CDS encoding sigma-70 family RNA polymerase sigma factor — protein MSDNELVSRFRETNDNVCIGELFKRYRHLVFGVCMKYLSDEDESQDVQMHVFEKLLKDLHRHDVEQFKGWLYTVTKNECLMYLRSRKSKKAHLQELKKDLDGVMETQHSMHPDGVTDTELQLRKMENSLSNLGDNQRRCLELFYLEKKCYREVAESTGFSLNEVKSFIQNGKRNLKILLEKKNND, from the coding sequence TTGTCAGACAATGAACTCGTTTCCCGTTTTCGTGAAACGAATGATAACGTGTGCATCGGCGAATTGTTCAAACGTTATCGGCATCTTGTTTTTGGTGTGTGCATGAAATATTTATCAGACGAAGATGAAAGCCAGGATGTGCAGATGCATGTGTTTGAAAAATTATTGAAAGATCTTCATCGCCATGATGTGGAACAATTCAAAGGATGGTTGTACACCGTTACAAAAAACGAATGCCTCATGTACCTGCGCAGCCGCAAAAGCAAGAAAGCGCATTTGCAGGAATTAAAAAAAGATCTTGATGGCGTTATGGAAACTCAACACTCCATGCATCCTGATGGTGTAACCGACACCGAACTCCAGTTACGCAAAATGGAAAACAGTTTGAGTAACCTCGGCGATAATCAGCGTCGTTGCCTTGAACTATTTTACCTGGAAAAAAAATGTTACAGGGAAGTAGCTGAATCAACAGGGTTCAGTTTGAATGAAGTGAAAAGTTTTATCCAGAACGGAAAAAGAAATTTGAAAATTCTCCTCGAGAAAAAAAATAATGACTGA
- a CDS encoding DNA replication/repair protein RecF produces MYLSTISIVNFRNYEEVAADFSERINCFTGLNGSGKTNLLDVIHYLSLCKSFLNPVDSQNIRFDQPMFVVQGKFNSSGQEDSILCSVRKGQRKIFKKNGVDYDRLSDHIGSFPLVVVSPLDSVLITGGSEERRRFMDTVISQFNRNYLEHLIAYNRVLSQRNALLKKMSEGEQQDDGTLEILDLQLDHNGTPIYNSRKAFIRELLPFFSSNYSKLSGDAEQVELIYESKMHETSIADLLKKNISRDVVLGYTTSGIHKDDLDFIIAGHSLKRSGSQGQQKTFLIALKLAEYVFLDRASGKKPMLLLDDVHDKLDEERVTRLMETVCGNSFGQLFVTDTGAGRMDELFKAKKLPYKMFRVEEGRIVSQ; encoded by the coding sequence ATGTACCTCAGCACCATCTCCATTGTCAATTTCAGGAATTACGAAGAAGTTGCTGCCGACTTTTCCGAGCGCATCAATTGCTTTACAGGGCTCAACGGAAGTGGTAAAACTAATCTGCTCGACGTTATTCATTATCTCTCGCTTTGTAAAAGTTTTCTGAACCCGGTCGACAGCCAGAACATCCGTTTCGACCAGCCCATGTTCGTGGTGCAGGGAAAATTCAATTCTTCAGGACAGGAAGATTCTATTCTCTGTTCCGTGAGAAAAGGGCAACGGAAAATATTCAAGAAGAACGGTGTCGATTACGATCGCCTTTCAGATCACATCGGTTCATTTCCGCTTGTGGTGGTTTCTCCGCTCGACAGCGTGCTCATTACCGGTGGAAGTGAAGAGCGGCGCAGATTCATGGATACGGTGATCTCGCAGTTCAACAGGAATTATCTCGAACATCTCATTGCCTATAATCGCGTTCTTTCTCAGCGGAATGCTTTGCTCAAAAAAATGTCGGAAGGCGAACAACAGGACGATGGCACACTTGAAATACTCGATCTTCAGCTCGATCATAATGGAACGCCTATTTATAATTCACGCAAAGCTTTTATCCGTGAATTACTTCCTTTTTTCTCTTCGAATTATTCAAAACTGAGTGGTGATGCGGAGCAGGTGGAACTTATTTACGAGTCGAAAATGCATGAAACATCGATCGCTGATCTCCTCAAAAAAAATATATCAAGAGATGTTGTTCTGGGTTACACCACATCCGGAATTCATAAGGACGATCTTGATTTTATCATTGCCGGACATTCGCTCAAACGCAGCGGATCACAGGGGCAACAGAAAACTTTTCTTATTGCGCTTAAACTTGCGGAATATGTTTTTCTCGATCGCGCGTCGGGAAAAAAACCAATGTTGTTGCTTGATGATGTGCATGATAAACTGGATGAAGAACGCGTAACGCGGCTGATGGAAACTGTTTGCGGAAATTCATTCGGACAGCTATTTGTAACGGATACCGGAGCCGGAAGAATGGATGAACTTTTCAAAGCAAAAAAATTGCCCTATAAAATGTTCAGGGTGGAGGAGGGAAGGATTGTAAGTCAATAG
- a CDS encoding tetratricopeptide repeat protein — protein MAKETKGQTVIDIEGTFDKTQQYIEQNRKSLLFIVGGVVLLVGIYFGWKLFYLKPKNEQASAKMYKAEMYFAKDSFNLAIHGRGDTLGFADIVDQYGMTASGNIARYYLGVCYMRTNQFDKAIETLQDFSSDDMFVSSMALGLLGDAYSEKKNTDQAIDYYLKAAKNNPNKMTSPVYLKKAAFAYEDKGNKAEAIKLYEQIKTDFPESQEAGNVDKYIARDGGEIK, from the coding sequence ATGGCCAAAGAAACTAAAGGACAGACCGTTATTGACATCGAAGGAACCTTCGACAAGACGCAGCAGTATATTGAACAGAACCGCAAAAGTTTGTTGTTTATTGTGGGCGGAGTTGTATTGCTCGTGGGCATTTATTTCGGGTGGAAACTTTTTTACCTGAAACCTAAAAATGAACAGGCATCTGCTAAAATGTACAAGGCGGAAATGTATTTCGCGAAAGATTCTTTCAATCTTGCCATTCACGGACGTGGTGATACGCTCGGTTTTGCCGATATCGTCGATCAGTATGGAATGACCGCTTCAGGAAATATAGCACGTTACTATCTCGGCGTTTGCTATATGAGAACAAACCAGTTCGATAAAGCAATTGAAACACTTCAGGATTTCAGTTCAGATGATATGTTCGTTAGCAGTATGGCTCTTGGATTGCTCGGCGATGCCTACTCGGAGAAAAAAAATACGGATCAGGCAATTGATTATTACCTGAAAGCAGCAAAAAACAATCCCAACAAAATGACCTCTCCTGTTTATCTCAAAAAAGCTGCATTTGCTTATGAGGACAAAGGAAATAAAGCAGAAGCGATCAAATTGTATGAGCAGATCAAAACTGATTTTCCGGAGTCACAGGAAGCAGGTAACGTGGATAAGTACATTGCCAGAGATGGTGGTGAAATAAAATAA
- a CDS encoding tetratricopeptide repeat protein — MLKHYLLITLLSCGVFFSVSAQTATSKTVTPVYSGPSANGDMKRDKGDFAGAVKDYTTEITKIDADAQRICKLKSDYEKMSEFDKMNANQDEVKKNYPDWAKLYFGRAMANISLGKKADAKPDLDVAIGLDGTMSDAYYQRALITNTKDNKDQACEDMSKAASLGNEKARTAFTDNFCWNSAMQHYKEGCSDVTLHKFDEAIAQLDIAIALCPDSGAYYSKRGQAYLGLNNKNKALADFTKATEASPNNADGFYQMGLYYFNQDDFDHAFEYLTKAINISPSNYDAFMARAQCCERTNKMTSAIYDYGQAISLRTSDPEAYYRRGLIERDMQNMQDACKDFRKASALGNTDATAFISECK, encoded by the coding sequence ATGTTAAAGCATTACCTCTTAATTACTTTGCTTTCCTGCGGCGTATTTTTTTCTGTTTCGGCGCAAACAGCAACCTCTAAAACAGTCACTCCTGTTTATTCCGGTCCATCTGCTAACGGTGATATGAAGCGCGATAAAGGAGATTTTGCAGGAGCCGTCAAAGATTACACAACTGAGATCACGAAGATCGATGCCGATGCGCAACGTATTTGTAAACTGAAATCGGATTACGAGAAAATGTCAGAGTTCGATAAAATGAATGCGAACCAGGATGAAGTGAAAAAGAATTATCCTGATTGGGCAAAACTTTATTTCGGACGCGCGATGGCAAATATCAGTCTCGGAAAAAAAGCAGATGCAAAACCGGATCTTGATGTGGCGATCGGTCTCGACGGAACAATGTCTGATGCTTATTACCAGCGTGCGCTTATCACAAACACGAAAGACAATAAAGACCAGGCCTGCGAGGATATGAGCAAAGCAGCTTCACTTGGAAATGAAAAAGCAAGAACTGCCTTTACCGATAATTTCTGCTGGAATTCAGCGATGCAACATTATAAAGAAGGTTGTTCTGATGTTACACTTCATAAATTCGATGAAGCCATTGCGCAATTAGATATCGCTATTGCACTTTGCCCGGATTCAGGGGCCTATTATTCCAAGCGAGGTCAGGCTTACCTCGGATTGAACAATAAAAATAAAGCGCTTGCTGATTTCACGAAAGCAACAGAAGCTTCGCCGAATAATGCAGATGGATTTTACCAGATGGGGCTTTATTATTTCAACCAGGATGATTTTGATCACGCATTCGAATACCTCACGAAAGCCATCAATATTTCGCCATCGAATTATGATGCGTTTATGGCGCGCGCGCAGTGTTGCGAACGCACGAATAAAATGACATCGGCTATTTACGATTATGGACAGGCCATCTCTCTCCGTACTTCCGATCCTGAAGCTTATTATCGTCGTGGCCTCATTGAACGCGATATGCAGAATATGCAGGATGCGTGCAAGGATTTCCGGAAAGCTTCTGCACTCGGGAATACCGACGCGACTGCTTTCATCAGTGAATGCAAATAA
- a CDS encoding 6,7-dimethyl-8-ribityllumazine synthase, producing MASSLKNLSHFDPEKIPSGKGRSFLLIVAEWNSHVTFEMRDAAIATLKKHGADEKKMEVIAVPGTFELTFVAAKKLNKKYDAIICIGCVVKGETPHFDYICQGVASGLSALNAIGKIPVIFGVLTTDTMQQAIDRAGGKHGNKGVEAAVTALKMIAVK from the coding sequence ATGGCTTCTTCACTGAAAAATCTTTCCCACTTCGATCCGGAAAAAATTCCTTCCGGCAAAGGAAGATCATTCCTGCTCATTGTGGCGGAATGGAACAGCCATGTTACTTTCGAAATGAGAGATGCAGCCATTGCAACGCTGAAGAAGCATGGTGCAGATGAAAAAAAAATGGAAGTGATCGCTGTTCCAGGAACATTTGAACTCACATTTGTTGCGGCGAAAAAACTGAATAAAAAATATGACGCGATCATTTGTATCGGTTGTGTTGTGAAAGGTGAAACACCCCATTTCGATTACATCTGCCAGGGAGTTGCAAGCGGCTTGAGCGCTTTGAATGCAATAGGAAAGATTCCTGTGATCTTCGGTGTACTCACGACAGATACAATGCAACAGGCGATCGATCGCGCGGGTGGTAAGCACGGAAATAAAGGAGTTGAAGCAGCGGTAACAGCATTAAAAATGATCGCTGTCAAATGA
- the selD gene encoding selenide, water dikinase SelD — protein sequence MTEIKLTQFSHGAGCGCKISPAVLDSILKFSPASAYDARLLVGHDKKDDAAVYDMGNGRAIISTTDFFMPIVDDAFDFGRIASVNALSDVYAMGGKPLLAIAVLGWPVEKIKPEVAGKVLEGARKICADAGISLAGGHSIDSPEPFFGLAVTGEVEIKNLKQNSTATEGCSLFLTKPLGVGIISTANKRGIVRNEDYSVAVETMLQLNKCGEHFGKLSYVRAMTDITGFGLLGHLGEMVDGSNLSAEIESKKIPVLPNIGHYVKQNCMPNGTTRNWSSYYKGIEGVTDDFAILCDPQTSGGLLVAVESGKENDFISEAEKCGLKLSSFGKLVKRNAIRIQVI from the coding sequence ATGACAGAAATAAAACTCACTCAATTCTCCCATGGCGCAGGATGCGGTTGCAAAATATCGCCTGCCGTGCTCGATTCCATTCTGAAATTTTCGCCCGCGTCTGCATACGACGCACGCCTGCTCGTGGGGCACGATAAAAAAGATGACGCCGCAGTTTATGATATGGGAAATGGGCGCGCAATAATTTCCACCACAGATTTTTTCATGCCCATTGTGGACGATGCATTTGATTTCGGAAGAATTGCTTCAGTGAATGCATTGAGCGATGTGTACGCGATGGGAGGAAAACCTTTGCTCGCCATTGCTGTTCTCGGGTGGCCCGTTGAAAAAATAAAACCGGAAGTTGCAGGAAAAGTTCTGGAAGGTGCAAGAAAAATTTGCGCAGATGCAGGAATTTCATTGGCTGGAGGACACAGCATCGATAGCCCGGAACCTTTTTTTGGTCTTGCAGTTACGGGCGAAGTAGAAATAAAAAATTTAAAACAGAATTCAACTGCCACAGAAGGTTGTTCTCTTTTCCTGACAAAACCATTGGGCGTTGGAATTATTTCCACAGCGAATAAACGCGGAATTGTACGCAATGAAGATTATAGTGTCGCAGTTGAAACCATGCTTCAACTGAATAAATGCGGAGAACATTTCGGAAAACTTTCATACGTGCGCGCGATGACCGACATCACAGGATTCGGATTGCTCGGGCATCTCGGTGAAATGGTTGACGGAAGTAATTTGTCGGCAGAGATCGAATCAAAAAAAATTCCGGTGCTGCCGAATATCGGTCATTATGTGAAACAGAATTGCATGCCCAATGGAACCACGCGGAACTGGAGCAGCTATTACAAAGGCATCGAAGGCGTGACGGACGATTTCGCCATTCTCTGTGATCCGCAAACAAGCGGAGGATTATTGGTTGCAGTAGAAAGCGGAAAAGAAAATGATTTTATTTCTGAAGCGGAAAAATGCGGATTAAAACTTTCTTCATTCGGGAAACTGGTAAAAAGAAATGCGATAAGAATCCAGGTGATTTAA
- a CDS encoding enoyl-CoA hydratase/isomerase family protein, with protein sequence MDTNGSVISTMKDGIGSIRFYHPQSNSLPGEILRKLAEEITRMGNDDEVKVILLSSEGEKTFCAGASFDELIGIKDKKSGDHFFSGFANVINAMKNAPKFILTRVQGKAVGGGVGIAAASDHAIAHSSASIKLSELAVGIGPFVVGPAVERKMGSSAFTNLAINTTQWRDAAWAKQNGLYADVHSSLEELDQAVNALAEQLANSNPDAMKELKRISWQGTEHWDKLLYERAAISGRLVLSEFTRNAIQKFKGK encoded by the coding sequence ATGGATACTAATGGAAGTGTAATTTCAACTATGAAGGACGGCATCGGTTCGATCCGTTTTTATCATCCGCAAAGCAATTCTCTTCCCGGAGAAATTCTACGCAAACTCGCAGAAGAGATCACACGAATGGGAAATGACGACGAGGTAAAAGTCATTCTTCTTTCGAGCGAAGGTGAAAAAACATTTTGTGCCGGCGCATCTTTTGATGAGCTTATCGGTATCAAAGACAAAAAATCCGGCGATCATTTTTTTTCCGGCTTTGCAAATGTGATCAATGCAATGAAGAACGCGCCGAAATTCATTCTCACGCGCGTGCAGGGAAAAGCAGTTGGCGGCGGAGTGGGAATTGCAGCAGCTTCAGATCATGCAATAGCACATTCATCTGCTTCCATAAAACTTTCCGAACTCGCTGTCGGTATCGGGCCATTTGTAGTTGGGCCTGCTGTTGAAAGGAAAATGGGATCTTCTGCATTCACGAATCTTGCGATCAATACAACGCAGTGGAGAGATGCAGCGTGGGCAAAACAAAATGGATTGTATGCTGATGTTCATTCTTCATTGGAAGAGTTGGATCAGGCGGTGAATGCACTCGCGGAGCAATTAGCGAATAGTAATCCTGATGCAATGAAAGAACTGAAAAGAATTTCGTGGCAGGGAACTGAACATTGGGACAAATTACTTTATGAAAGAGCGGCCATCAGCGGGCGACTCGTGTTATCTGAATTCACGCGAAACGCTATTCAGAAATTCAAGGGAAAATAA
- a CDS encoding DUF1987 domain-containing protein, with the protein METLYIEHSKITPRINLDAKKNIFSISGRSIPADATVFYLSSDKWAELFTKNFTGNAVTFDIKLDHLNTGSVRSILSILAKFLKMRSRGVTVTINWHHEAEDEDIRDKGEEMSMILEHPFVFIPYKEFTF; encoded by the coding sequence ATGGAAACACTTTACATAGAACATTCCAAGATCACACCACGGATCAATCTTGATGCGAAGAAAAATATTTTCAGTATAAGCGGAAGAAGTATTCCTGCCGATGCAACTGTGTTCTACCTGTCTTCTGATAAATGGGCGGAACTCTTCACAAAAAATTTTACCGGCAACGCAGTTACGTTCGACATCAAACTCGATCATCTCAACACCGGATCGGTGCGTTCTATCCTGAGTATTCTCGCGAAATTCCTCAAAATGCGTTCGCGCGGAGTGACAGTTACGATCAACTGGCACCATGAAGCGGAAGATGAAGATATTCGTGATAAGGGAGAAGAGATGTCAATGATACTGGAACATCCATTTGTATTCATTCCGTACAAGGAATTCACTTTCTGA
- a CDS encoding TIGR00730 family Rossman fold protein has product MKKEFNQHERSFLEGPGPRGSELFFTIKVFRQFIRGFRKLHFVGPCVTVFGSARFTEGHPYYKMAREVGKRIAKLGFTVMTGGGPGIMEAANRGAKDVNGKSVGCNIVLPREQEPNPYLDKWVDIKFFFVRKVLLSKYSYAFVVLPGGFGTLDELFEAVTLVQTAKMERFPIIVLGMEFHAEIINHIRKMISEGTIGEHDAELIFFTDSVDDAMKFLENGAIRKFGLRKKFRPVGLFGEK; this is encoded by the coding sequence ATGAAAAAAGAATTCAATCAGCATGAAAGATCATTTCTTGAAGGGCCGGGGCCAAGAGGGAGCGAATTGTTTTTTACCATAAAAGTTTTTCGCCAGTTCATTCGCGGATTCCGGAAATTGCATTTCGTGGGACCCTGTGTAACTGTTTTCGGATCGGCAAGATTCACTGAAGGCCATCCCTATTACAAAATGGCGCGCGAAGTGGGTAAGCGTATTGCGAAACTCGGATTCACAGTGATGACGGGTGGAGGGCCGGGCATCATGGAAGCGGCGAATCGAGGTGCGAAAGATGTGAATGGAAAAAGTGTGGGATGCAATATTGTTCTTCCGCGTGAGCAGGAACCGAATCCTTATCTCGATAAATGGGTGGACATCAAATTTTTTTTCGTCCGTAAAGTCCTACTCTCGAAATATTCTTATGCGTTTGTGGTGTTGCCCGGCGGATTCGGAACGCTCGATGAATTATTCGAAGCGGTGACACTTGTGCAGACGGCTAAGATGGAACGATTCCCGATCATCGTACTGGGTATGGAATTTCATGCAGAAATTATCAATCACATCCGGAAAATGATCAGCGAAGGAACCATAGGCGAACATGATGCAGAACTTATCTTCTTCACCGATTCCGTTGATGATGCAATGAAGTTCCTTGAAAACGGAGCGATAAGAAAATTCGGATTGAGGAAAAAGTTCAGGCCGGTTGGACTTTTCGGTGAAAAATAA
- a CDS encoding zf-HC2 domain-containing protein yields the protein MTDRPSYHHLPDDPCIAEEKMFRYIDGKLSPEQMYEVERHAVDCAFCSDAIEGLQRVSERDRVGAYLTETGTGESAAETGAKIISMTDRRPLYYAVAAGLVLITGIGIFMHNISNGSEKPNQLADNNSQKLISPLGDVTKKDSVAKVSDLEKNNSATVNTALDSLQGQPENKLARVDQYPHASGIAASGADAGGPSGRGSTVMHAEEKSTDIPAETEQSNSQNEMVLMDTQSDEQRMILEENVANDKKETEAVKAKDNDDQVAGGTSTNYKSHNDRSKQSSVANDAPSVPASNANVVTVNGTNSDSAGVANNISVVNAEVSADTVSNEQQQKYPLKESDKDIELSYGKGVQLLNAGDAAGSLVFFDDVLKYPAHYNFADAQWEKSLALIQLKRTDEAKALLNEIVKGGGKYKALAEEKLKTL from the coding sequence ATGACTGACCGGCCTTCATACCATCATCTGCCCGACGATCCCTGCATCGCGGAAGAAAAGATGTTCCGTTATATCGACGGAAAACTTTCTCCCGAACAGATGTACGAGGTGGAACGCCATGCAGTGGATTGTGCTTTCTGTTCAGACGCTATCGAAGGATTGCAACGGGTGAGCGAGCGCGATCGTGTGGGCGCGTACCTCACGGAAACAGGAACCGGAGAAAGTGCAGCAGAAACAGGTGCCAAAATTATTTCTATGACCGATCGCCGTCCGCTTTATTATGCGGTGGCTGCCGGCCTTGTTCTCATTACAGGTATCGGAATTTTTATGCATAACATTTCCAATGGAAGTGAAAAACCAAATCAGTTGGCAGATAATAATTCTCAGAAATTGATTTCACCATTGGGTGATGTAACAAAGAAAGATTCTGTAGCAAAGGTGAGTGATCTTGAAAAAAATAATTCTGCTACGGTTAACACTGCGCTTGATTCGTTACAGGGACAACCGGAAAATAAACTCGCGCGCGTTGACCAATACCCGCACGCAAGCGGAATAGCTGCTTCCGGTGCAGATGCAGGCGGCCCGAGCGGAAGAGGTTCAACTGTTATGCATGCAGAAGAAAAGTCAACAGATATTCCTGCGGAAACAGAGCAATCCAATTCACAGAATGAAATGGTATTAATGGATACGCAGTCAGATGAACAGCGAATGATCCTTGAGGAAAATGTTGCGAATGATAAAAAGGAAACAGAAGCGGTGAAAGCAAAAGACAATGATGACCAGGTTGCCGGTGGAACTTCCACTAATTATAAAAGCCACAATGACCGCAGCAAACAATCTTCTGTGGCTAATGACGCTCCTTCTGTTCCTGCTTCAAATGCAAATGTTGTAACCGTGAACGGAACTAATTCCGATAGTGCGGGTGTGGCTAATAATATTTCAGTTGTTAATGCTGAAGTTTCTGCAGATACTGTCAGTAACGAACAGCAACAAAAATATCCATTGAAAGAATCGGATAAAGACATTGAACTTTCTTATGGCAAAGGTGTGCAACTGCTGAACGCAGGTGATGCAGCAGGGTCGTTGGTTTTTTTCGATGATGTGCTGAAATATCCTGCACACTACAATTTTGCTGATGCGCAATGGGAAAAATCACTTGCACTCATCCAACTCAAAAGAACTGACGAAGCAAAAGCACTGCTGAATGAAATTGTGAAAGGTGGTGGAAAATACAAAGCGCTGGCAGAAGAAAAACTGAAAACGCTCTGA